In the Cellulomonas sp. C5510 genome, CGCGGCCGCCCTTGAGCGCGACCAGCCGGCCACCGATGCGCAGCAGCGGCAGGGTCCAGCCGTACAGCTTCTCGAGGGCGGCGACTGCGCGGGCGGTCACCGCGTCTGCGTCGAGAGCGCCGACGTCCTCCGCGCGACCCCGCAGGACCCGGACGTTGGAGAGGCCGACCCGGTCGACGACCTCCGTCAACCAGTCTGTCCTGCGCTCCATCGGCTCGAGCAGGATCACCTCGGCGTCCGGCCGCATCGCCGCGACGACCACCCCGGGCAGCCCCGCTCCGCTCCCGACGTCCACGATGCGTCCGCGCTCAGGAAGGAACGCCACCGCCGCGGCCGAGTTCACGAGGTGCCGTTCCCAGAGCCGCGCCACCTCGCGCGGAC is a window encoding:
- the rsmG gene encoding 16S rRNA (guanine(527)-N(7))-methyltransferase RsmG, translating into MSAPAEPDGQPDPLAGDPRLPVLFGEGWPAVERFHAMLREDGVLRGLVGPREVARLWERHLVNSAAAVAFLPERGRIVDVGSGAGLPGVVVAAMRPDAEVILLEPMERRTDWLTEVVDRVGLSNVRVLRGRAEDVGALDADAVTARAVAALEKLYGWTLPLLRIGGRLVALKGGRAQTEVDTAAVVGRRLGGGEAEVQVAPTLPGLEPTTVVVVEKVGPGEDAGVSRGTESKARQSRRSSKGQRR